Sequence from the Erythrobacter insulae genome:
CGTGCAATGGCGCGCCGAACCGACTTTCCCCGCCGAAGAACCCGGCGAAATCGCGCCGATCACCATGCCGCACGATCTCAGCCAGGAAGTCGGCACGCGCCGCGATGCGACCGCGGAAGAAGTCGATACTGCATTTGCCCGCGCCCAAGCCATCCAGCCGGGCTGGGATGCCTTGGGCGGCGAAAGCCGCGCACTTCTGCTTGAAGAAGCAGCCGACCTTTTCGAAGCGCACACCGATGAATTCCTATCCCTATGCCAGCGTGAAGCGGGCAAGACGCTGCTCGATGGCATCGCCGAACTGCGCGAAGCAGTCGATTTTCTGCGTTATTATGCTCAGGAAGCCCGCCGCCAGTTTGACGAGCCGCTGTACCTGCCCGGCCCGACGGGTGAGGAAAACACCCTGCGGATGCATGGACGCGGCGTATTTGCCACGATCAGCCCGTGGAATTTCCCGCTGGCGATCTTCACCGGCATGGCCTCCGCCGCGCTTGCAGCGGGCAATGCGGTGATCACCAAACCGGCCGAGCAAACCCCGCTTATCGCCGCGCTGGCGGTGAAGCTGATGCATGATGCCGGTATCCCGCCAGAGGCGCTGCAATTGCTGCCCGGCGCAGGCGAAGTGGGTCAATTGATCACGTCTGACCCGCGCGTTGCAGGCGTCGCTTTTACCGGCTCGACCGAAACCGCGCGGTTGATCAATCAATCGCTCGCCGGACGCGATGGCCCGATCGCCACGCTGATCGCCGAGACCGGCGGCCAAAACGCGATGATCGTCGATTCATCGGCGCTGCCTGAACAGGTGGTGCGCGATGTGCTGGCCAGCGCCTTTCAGAGCGCGGGGCAACGCTGCTCCGCGCTGAGGGTGCTGTATCTGCAAGACGATGTGGCGGACGAGATGCTGGAGATGATCCGCGGCGGGTTCGATGCGCTGCATGTGGGCGATCCGGTTCATCTTGGCACCGATGTCGGCCCTGTTATCGATCCCGATGCGCAGGCGGCGTTGGAACGCCACGTTGCCCGGTCACAGGCTTCTGGCCGTCCGCTTACCCGCTGCCCGATGCCCGATGGCACGGAAAAAGGTTGTTACGTCGCGCCGACCATTATCGAAGTGGACTCGATCCTTGATCTCAATCGCGAAAATTTCGGCCCCGTGCTGCATGTCGCCCGGTTTAAGGCGGAGGATCTGGGCCAGGTCGTTTCCGATATCAACGCGACCGGATACGGCCTCACGCTTGGCCTGCACAGCCGCATTGCCGCCACGCGCCGGTTTATTCAGGCGCGCGCCAAGGTTGGTAATTTCTACGTCAATCGCAATCAGATCGGCGCTATTGTCGAAAGCCAGCCGTTCGGCGGCGAAGGATTGTCCGGCACCGGCCCGAAAGCGGGCGGTCCCAATTACCTCGCGCGGTTTGCGACCGAACGGGTCACCTGTATCGACACCACAGCAGCAGGCGGAAATGCAAGCCTGCTGGCGAGTTAAAAAGGTTTACTTGCGAGGCGGAGGCTTTGCGCGATAAAGAGCCGTCATGCCAAAGTTTCTGATCCATATTTTCGCCCTGCTCGCGCTCGTTTGGAGCGGCCCTGCGTTCGCCGATGTCCAGATCCATTTTCACAGCGTGAATGGATCGGTCCTGTTCGGGCGCTATCCGCACACATTCTTTGTGCTGGAGGGAGAGCTGGAGGAAACTGGCGAAGCGGTGAGCGAGAATTACGGGTTCTCCGCACGCAAAGTCACGCCCGCTATCCTGAGCGGACCGGTGGAACATATGGTCCTCGCTGAAAAGCCCCAATTTATTCAGAAAACAAACCGCCATTTCACGATGACGATCACTGACGCTCAATATCGCCAGATCATCAAAGAAGTGAATGCGTGGCAGAACGCGCCGGGCAAATATTACAATCTGGAAAGCCGCAACTGCATCCATTTCGTCGGCAAGATGGCGGAGATCCTCGGTCTGAAAGTCGAATATCCCGGCGATATGCTGCGCCGGCCCAAAAAATGGCTGAACCATGTGGTCGGCCTCAATCCGAGTTTGGGCGCGAAAGAGATCTGATTATCGCCAGGCGCGGTGCGTTTGGCAGAGCCTGCGGTAAGCCCAAATTAAGCGTTGGACGCAATCAATTGATTACGGTTCGCCCCTTAGGTGCGAGGTAACAATTTGTTCATCGACCTTGGGGGTAACCGTGTCGAAAATTAGCATTGGCGTGTTGTTCACCGCGATCGCATTGATCATTGTCGCAAAGATATTCGATCTCTCGTTCGCACAGGGTGTTAGCGGAGCGTTGTTTGTGGCGGGGCTCGCCTATTCCTATGTCGTGGCGAAACGCGAAATCAAGCTGCTGGCATTCGCTGCTGCATCCGCAGAAGAAGAAAAGTACCGCAGCTAAGCGAGTAGCGACATCGCCAGCCGAGAGCCAAACCGGCTTTTGAACAGGGGCGCCATTGCCATGGCCCGCGCCAATCCTCCCCCAGATAAATCCGCCGCATGGCTTGCCCCGCGCAGCGCCATCGGGAATCTATCGCGCATGGCGATTCTTTCAGACAAATGGATTCGGGAACAGGCGCAAACCAACGGCATGATAGAGCCGTTTGTCGAGGCGCAGCGACGCGAAGGGGTGATCTCTTACGGGCTCAGCTCATATGGCTATGATGCGCGCGTCGCGCCGGAGTTCAAGATTTTCACCAATGTGAACTCGGCCACGGTCGATCCCAAGAAATTCGACGCGGACAGCCTCGTCGACCGCGAAACCGATGTCTGTATCATCCCGCCCAATTCCTTTGCTCTGGCCCGCACGGTCGAATATTTCCGCGTGCCCGAAGACGTGCTGGTGATCTGCCTTGGCAAAAGCACCTATGCGCGCTGCGGGATCATCGTGAACGTCACCCCGCTTGAGCCGGGATGGGAAGGCCACGTGACGCTGGAGTTTTCGAACACCACACCGCTGCCTGCGAAGATTTACGCCAATGAAGGCGCATGCCAGTTCCTGTTCCTGAAAGGCAACGAGCGCTGCGAGACAAGCTACAAAGACCGCGCGGGTAAATATATGGGCCAGCGCGGAGTTACGCTGCCGCGGTTGTAGGGGGAGGTCACCGAAGGTCCGCTAACGACCCAGTTGTGGACTGAGACATCGTCTGCAATATAATCGCGCATCTCACGAGGCTCAGGATGGAAAAGAGTAGGCCGTGGATACAAGAATACGACCGACAGTGAGTGCATGGTTTCTTTTGTTAGGGGCCGCGATGACCACCTCGTGCTCATCGGACGCAGACACGCTTTCTGCTGAGGACATCGCTTCCAGCATCGAAGTTGGTGAGGATGTCGATCAGGCTGCACCCTACCAACTTTCACTTTATCCCGGCGCGACTGTAACAATGAGGCTTATGGACGGGTTGGGTATGCAGATCTCGACCGAAGCGAGCCTCAGCGAGCTAGCTTCGTTCCACTCAGGCGATCTTGAACAAAACGGCTACCGGGTATTGGCCGTGACTGAAGGAAAGGATGAGGTGAAAATTGAGTCCGTCAAGCTTGATGATCGAACCACAAAGTTGATGATTGCGATCAAGCCAAGCGATCAGGGTGATAGCCATTTTGTGATGACCTTCATTCAGTTCGTCTCTGACTGATATCCGCTTTCCACCCAAAAGCAGCCACTTTCCCATTTTCCTACTCACCAACACCGCGCTAATCTGGCTGCGCCCGCTAAGTTCGCTTGATCATGAAAGGCAGTTCGTGTTGGACAAGTGTCACCCATGTCCAACATGAGCAAGTTACTGCAGTTAAACGGGATACCCATGTAGGACACACATGACATGTTGGAGAATGTGTCATGCGTTCCCTACACAGGAACAAAGCACGGCTTCCGCGACTTTGACTCTTATACATCCCGCGCGCATTGCAGCAGGGAAAGAGGAGACAGTTTGAATGGCTACCCCCAAGGCAAAGACAGAATTTGACATCATCATCTACGGCTCGACCGGCTATACCGGCCGCCTCGTCGCCGAATATCTCGACCAGCATTACGGATCACGCGATGACGCGCCGAAATGGGCCATGGCAGGCCGCTCTCAGGAGAAACTTGAGGCGGTACGCGATGAAATCGGTGCGCCTGCCGATACGCCTCTTTTGGTTGCAGACGCCGATGACATGGCCAGTCTTGAGGCGATGTGCCGCCGCACCAAAGTCGTGCTCACCACAGTAGGCCCGTATCAACTTTACGGTGACAATCTGGTCGCCGCCTGTGTGAAGACCGGCACGGATTACGCCGACCTTTCCGGCGAGCCTGCATGGATGGCAGAAAAGATCGCTCAGCACGAAGCCGACGCCAAGAAATCGGGCGCGCGCATTTGTTTCTCAAGCGGGTTCGATTCAATCCCGTTCGATCTCGGCGTGATGATGGCGCAAAAAGAAGCGGTAAAGCGCTTTGGCAAGCCTGCCCCGAAAATCCGTGGCCGCGTGCGTGCGATGGCCGGCACATTCTCGGGCGGCACCGCAGCCAGCCTTGGCGCAACCATGAAGGCGATGGCGAAGAACCCGAAACTGATCAACGTCATGCGCGATCCGTTTGCGCTGACACCGGGATTTGAAGGGCCAAGCCAGCCTTCGGGCATGATCCCGTCTTATGAAAAAGATCTGGATAAATGGGCCGCTCCGTTCGTGATGGCACCGATCAATACGAAGAACGTGCACCGCACAAACTTCCTGCTCGGCCATCCATATGGCGAAGACTTCAAGTATGACGAGATGATGCTCACCAGCCCCGGCGAAGCGGGCAAGAAAATGGCCGAGGCCGCGACCGAGATGATGAAAAATCCGTTCGGTGCAAAGCCGCCAAAACCGGGTGAAGGTCCGACCAAGGAAGAGCGCGAAAATGGTTTCTACGATATCCTGTTCGTCGCCGAAATGGGTGACGGAGAAAACCTGCATTACAGCGTCAAAGGCAAATACGATCCGGGCTATGGTTCGACCAGCCGGATGCTGAGTGAAACCGGCATTGCGTTGACACAGTGCGATGCACCGGGCGGGATCGGAACACCGGGATCATTTCTTGGCGAAGCGCTTGTAAACCGGCTTGAAGAGCACGCAGAATTGACCTTTGCCGCCGAAAACTAAGGCGCGGCACGGTTTGACATGAAAAGGGGCGGGACCGGATAATGCCGGTCCCGCCCCTTTCATTTTCCTACTCCAAAATCAGAAGCTAAGGCGGACGCTCGCCCGGATGTTCCGGCCTGCGAGCGGGACAAAGTCCTTTGTAAAGCTCGCATGGCGGCGGCCGGTCACGTCAAAGATATTGTCGGCCGAAAGCTGGACGAACACGTTTTCATTGCTGGCCAGCGGACGCCACGCGACGAGGAAATTGACCAGCGCAAAATCGGACGTGCGGGTTTCAAACGCGGCGACCTGATCCTGTTCGGCAAACCATTGGACTTCGCCGCGCACGTCAAAGGACGCTGTCTGCGCTTCAATCCCGGCCAGCAGGCTGAGCGGCGGAATGCGGGGCACGTTGGTCCCATCGCCCAATTCGGCGTTGATATACGAGCCATTGAAATCGGCGATCAAACCGAAATCGCCATTGTCGAACAAAGGAAAGGAAACCTCGCCCTCAATACCGAAATAGTTGGCATCCTGTTGGAGATACACGAAGACCGGCAGCTCATCTTCCTCAAGCCCGGTTTCGGTGAGGTAGATATAGTCATCGAACCACTGGTTAAAGATCGCTGCGCTAAACGTTACGCCGCCCACTTTACCCCGCGCGAAGGCTTCTACGCCCCACGCGCTTTCGGTGGACAGGTTCGGATCGCCAATTTCGAACGCCTGGGTCGCGATATGCGGTCCGTCCGAAAACAATTCCTCAGCGCTTGGCGCGCGCTCGGCCCGCGACAGATTGAGGCCCGCGCGGAATGCGTCGTCTGCTTCATAGATGAAACCAGCAGCACCAGAGAAGGTATCGAAGTCGCGCTCAATACCCAGTGTGCTTGCATCGACAGAAGTGGTTTCCAACCGCGCGGCGAGCTCCAGCTGGAATGGACCTTTGCCAAATTCCTGCAGGCCGAACACGGCGAATTGATCGGTAACGTTTGGCGGAACATATGCCTCTGCACCGACGGCAAAGAAGTCGCGGTACAGGTACTGAATACCAAATCCGCCGCGCGTGGGACCGTTCTCGTTCTGCGAAAGTTCGAGCCGGGCTTCGATGCTTTCGCTGTCAAATGTCGTGCCGACTTCGGCGCCTTCAAATTCGGTGTGGGTGTAATCGGAATAGCCTGCACGCAGTTTCAAGCGGGAGAAGAATCCATCACCAAGAGCAATATCGGCTTTGAAATCGGCGCGCACCTGCTCGAGAGCGATGGTGACGAGCTCTTCGACTTCCTCTTCGCCCTCTTCCTCGCCGCCTTCTTCACCTTCCTCACCGTGGTGATGGCCGGCACCCGGGCGGGTCGGCACGCCGTAATTGGTATCGTAATACCCAACCGACGCGCCAAAGGTGCTATCGCCAAGGATCACACCAAAGCCGCCATTGATCGTATAGGTTTCGCTCGCTGTGTTGGGAATGAAACCCTGCTGATTGGCCGCTTCGCGAAATTCCTCGGCCTCTTCGAATTCACCCTCGAGCTCTTCCTCCGCGGCCTCTTCGAGCAATTCGGCTCGCAATTCGGGGGCAACCTGAAATCCCGGAATTTCGAGATCTCCGGTTTCGCGCCAGCTGCCATCGATATGAAAGACGAAATTTTCACCCAGCGGCACATCAAGCGAAGCACCGCCTGTGCGCAGGTCGCTGGCCGTGTCTGCCGCGATCAATGCGTCGAGGTGAAACCCTTCAGCAGGGACCCGCGTCGGGATACGTTTGTCGATGACGTTGACCGCGCCGCCGATTGCCTGGCTGCCGTACAGCAGCACCGCGGGGCCGCGCAGGACTTCGATCCGCTCTGCCGTCAGCGGGTCGATCGAAGTCGCATGGTCAACCGAAGTGTTGGAAACGTCTGCTGTGCCGATCCCGTCAACCAGTACGCGGACTCGCTCCCCCTGGAACCCGCGCAACACCGGGCGCGAAGAACCAGGCGCAAAGCTGGTCGCAGAAACGCCGGGCAATTTGGCGAGGACTTCGCCGATCTGGCCGTTGAGATTGCGCTGAATATCATCCGCTTCAAAAACGCTCGTGCCCGCCAGCACATCAAGCTGTTCAAGACCCGCAGCACTTACGATAATGTTGCCGCGGTAATCGACACCGCGACTGTGAAGGTCGTCATCGATGGCTTGCTTGTCAGAGGCAGAATCTTTTGCTTGCTTGTCAGATGCACTATCGGCGTCCTGCGCAAGAACAGGGGCGGCAGCCAAAGACAAGGCAGCGGAAAGGGCGATACGGGAAATCAAAGGCTTCATGGGGAAGGCTCACTTGTGACTTTAGAATGAGATAACGTAACATCCGCTAGTCATGTGAATTCTTAATCGCAACCCCTTTCTGCTGGAGAACGCGAAAAGCCAGAATGACGCCCTTTTACTGTGACCAAAACCACACCAAACGCGCAGCATGATCCGGTTCCTGAATGGATCACCGGTTATCAAGGCACAGAAATACTGGAAAGAAAATGGAGCGGGCGAGGCGATTCGAACGCCCGACCCCAACCTTGGCAAGGGTGGGCAAACGGGCATTCACGGCTTTACGCGAACAAATAAATCCAATAAAAACAGTTACTGGTGTTCAAGCATGTTCGCCAATGTTTTTCATGTTTTTTTCATGTTTTTTTCATGGATTTTGGAGCTAACCGCATAGTGCCCGATCTCAGCCGAATAACAGAGCGCGATAAGCTTAAGGCACGCATCGGCGACGAACCCCACTGGCAGCGCCTACGTCAAGGTTGTTACGTAGGTTTTCGGCCTTCGAAGAAGGGTAAACGAGGCACATGGTTTGCACGGGTCTATAATGCGGACACGAAACGCAACTCCCGAAAAGCCCTTGGCGACTATGGAAAGCTCGAAGGCCATGACGTTTTCAAACAGGCAAAAGCAGATGCGGAACTTTGGGCTGATACGGTCGAAAGTGGCGGAGAGCGTGCCAGTGATATGGTTACGGTAAAGGATGCCTGCGAGGCCTACGCGAAGGAAAAGCCCTGCCCGATCCAAGACGGGATTCTGAGACGGCACGTCTATTCTGATCCAATCGCCAAGGTGAAACTGGACAAGTTACGGCGACACCATCTTCGCAGTTGGCGTAAGCGGCTGGAGCAAGCGCCTGCACTGGTGACACGCAACAAGAAAGGCGCGAAGCTTTGGAAAGAGCGGGCCAAATCTACAGTGAACCGCGATATGGTCCCTCTTCGCGCTGCGCTTGGCCAAGTGCTGAAACCCGGCGCACCAAACACGGATGCAGCATGGCAAGAGGCCCTACGCCCCTTCAAAGGGGCAGATAAGCGCCGCGAACTTTATCTCGACAAGGAAGAACGCAAGCGTCTGATTGATGCCGTGCGCGATGATGCGCGCCCATTTGTGCAAGGCCTCTGCATGTTGCCCTTACGTCCGGGCGCGTTGGCGGAACTGAAAGCGCGCGACTTCGACAAGCGCACCCGCACGCTCACCATTGGTAAAGACAAGAACGGCAACCCGCGCCAAATTACGGTTCCGCCGGTGATTGCGGATTTCTTTGCGGCTCAAGTGAAGGACAAGCTCCCAGCCACACCCATATTTGCTCGCGCGAGCGGGGACGTATGGAACAAGGATGCGTGGAAGTATCCGATTAAGGAAGCAGTGAATGGGGCTGGCCTGCCCGGTGCGGTTTCGGCCTACACATTGCGGCATTGCGTGCTGACTGACTTGATCCGCGCTGGTTTGCCAATCCTCACAGTTGCGCAATTATCTGGCACAAGCGTTGCTATGATCGAGAAACACTACGGGCATCTAGTGCGCGATGATGCCGAAGAGGCTCTAGCGAGCATAGCGATATAGAACGCAGCTTGAAGGCTAATTTTGCGATTGACGTTCACCGGCTTTTGTAAGCGCTGGCGATTTTTCAAATGCTTGACAGATTGAGTGTTTTCCAGAAACTCGGCGATATGGGACGAAGGCTAAAGAGGACTGCGAACAAGTCGGCGTCTATAGATCAAAGCCCGACCATAGCCGATACTCACGTATCACTAAGTGACTTCGTCGTCTCTTGTTTCAATGAAGATAGGTACAAGGCCGCCGAGGCGAGGGCTGCTGTAGTCGAAAGAGCGTACGTTAATATGCGCCGCCCTTTGCGATGGAAGTCTATAGCGTTCCAGCTGACTTTCGGCGTTTCGCTGATCGCCTTGGTAGCAGTCTGGTTCATGTTGTCCGGGCATTTTGAACGCTCCCCGTTCCTCTTTGGGGCAGGCATTTTGATGCTTATCATGCCCGTAGTAGTCCAGTTGGCGTGGCACTATTGGCAGCATCAAGATGGATACAGTGGCAGCCCGTTGCCTGTCGCGCACGAAACTGACCCGATTGCGGAGACCCTGTTCGTAGAACTTCAGAGGATGGGAGGACCTCGGTTGTTCAGGCGATCTTGGCTTACCGGGAGATACAGGCCAACTCATCGCCGTTTGACGTCTGGAAAGCTCCGCTATCTTCTTTTTTCTGACGATGAGCACCACCTGTCGCAAGTTTCCGCCTTCCCCTCATTTT
This genomic interval carries:
- the dcd gene encoding dCTP deaminase — its product is MAILSDKWIREQAQTNGMIEPFVEAQRREGVISYGLSSYGYDARVAPEFKIFTNVNSATVDPKKFDADSLVDRETDVCIIPPNSFALARTVEYFRVPEDVLVICLGKSTYARCGIIVNVTPLEPGWEGHVTLEFSNTTPLPAKIYANEGACQFLFLKGNERCETSYKDRAGKYMGQRGVTLPRL
- a CDS encoding saccharopine dehydrogenase family protein, whose translation is MATPKAKTEFDIIIYGSTGYTGRLVAEYLDQHYGSRDDAPKWAMAGRSQEKLEAVRDEIGAPADTPLLVADADDMASLEAMCRRTKVVLTTVGPYQLYGDNLVAACVKTGTDYADLSGEPAWMAEKIAQHEADAKKSGARICFSSGFDSIPFDLGVMMAQKEAVKRFGKPAPKIRGRVRAMAGTFSGGTAASLGATMKAMAKNPKLINVMRDPFALTPGFEGPSQPSGMIPSYEKDLDKWAAPFVMAPINTKNVHRTNFLLGHPYGEDFKYDEMMLTSPGEAGKKMAEAATEMMKNPFGAKPPKPGEGPTKEERENGFYDILFVAEMGDGENLHYSVKGKYDPGYGSTSRMLSETGIALTQCDAPGGIGTPGSFLGEALVNRLEEHAELTFAAEN
- a CDS encoding TonB-dependent receptor, yielding MKPLISRIALSAALSLAAAPVLAQDADSASDKQAKDSASDKQAIDDDLHSRGVDYRGNIIVSAAGLEQLDVLAGTSVFEADDIQRNLNGQIGEVLAKLPGVSATSFAPGSSRPVLRGFQGERVRVLVDGIGTADVSNTSVDHATSIDPLTAERIEVLRGPAVLLYGSQAIGGAVNVIDKRIPTRVPAEGFHLDALIAADTASDLRTGGASLDVPLGENFVFHIDGSWRETGDLEIPGFQVAPELRAELLEEAAEEELEGEFEEAEEFREAANQQGFIPNTASETYTINGGFGVILGDSTFGASVGYYDTNYGVPTRPGAGHHHGEEGEEGGEEEGEEEVEELVTIALEQVRADFKADIALGDGFFSRLKLRAGYSDYTHTEFEGAEVGTTFDSESIEARLELSQNENGPTRGGFGIQYLYRDFFAVGAEAYVPPNVTDQFAVFGLQEFGKGPFQLELAARLETTSVDASTLGIERDFDTFSGAAGFIYEADDAFRAGLNLSRAERAPSAEELFSDGPHIATQAFEIGDPNLSTESAWGVEAFARGKVGGVTFSAAIFNQWFDDYIYLTETGLEEDELPVFVYLQQDANYFGIEGEVSFPLFDNGDFGLIADFNGSYINAELGDGTNVPRIPPLSLLAGIEAQTASFDVRGEVQWFAEQDQVAAFETRTSDFALVNFLVAWRPLASNENVFVQLSADNIFDVTGRRHASFTKDFVPLAGRNIRASVRLSF
- a CDS encoding tyrosine-type recombinase/integrase, which gives rise to MDFGANRIVPDLSRITERDKLKARIGDEPHWQRLRQGCYVGFRPSKKGKRGTWFARVYNADTKRNSRKALGDYGKLEGHDVFKQAKADAELWADTVESGGERASDMVTVKDACEAYAKEKPCPIQDGILRRHVYSDPIAKVKLDKLRRHHLRSWRKRLEQAPALVTRNKKGAKLWKERAKSTVNRDMVPLRAALGQVLKPGAPNTDAAWQEALRPFKGADKRRELYLDKEERKRLIDAVRDDARPFVQGLCMLPLRPGALAELKARDFDKRTRTLTIGKDKNGNPRQITVPPVIADFFAAQVKDKLPATPIFARASGDVWNKDAWKYPIKEAVNGAGLPGAVSAYTLRHCVLTDLIRAGLPILTVAQLSGTSVAMIEKHYGHLVRDDAEEALASIAI